One part of the Huiozyma naganishii CBS 8797 chromosome 13, complete genome genome encodes these proteins:
- the GET4 gene encoding protein GET4 (similar to Saccharomyces cerevisiae YOR164C; ancestral locus Anc_6.57): protein MSSVQSSSGGPCTPQGKRSLERFSQRVSKGEFYEAHQALRAVINRYVNRAEYAEAVELAAGGAELLLKAGQGGSGADLVFYLLEVYDVAGVAVDDASVARLVQLLVLLDATDPTLKDVATGMNNWSVKHGECPFGDPRLHNAVAAKLLEAGLVYESERYMLLGTEESLEKYVDLLYGWFEDAGSDALAGDFVSRLVFNYLFIGNVKFALRSSQQFLTRYVDSGAAGTVDTITKDIGGDSGESTFTMLYFADHMELNFLQLVLLTCMTKNRDLFATLKQQYADCAKEYSTQLQVLGQEYFGITAPKQANFLQDMMSGFLGG, encoded by the coding sequence ATGAGCAGTGTGCAGAGCAGCAGTGGTGGTCCGTGTACTCCGCAGGGGAAGCGGTCGCTGGAGCGGTTCTCCCAGCGGGTTTCAAAGGGCGAATTCTACGAGGCGCACCAGGCGCTGCGGGCGGTGATCAACCGGTACGTGAACCGTGCAGAGTACGCTGAGGCTGTTGAGTTGGCTGCTGGTGGCGCtgagttgctgttgaaggCTGGGCAGGGCGGGTCCGGTGCCGATCTCGTGTTTTACTTGCTAGAGGTGTACGACGTCGCTGGGGTCGCCGTGGACGACGCGAGTGTTGCGCGGTTGGTGCAATTGCTCGTGTTGTTAGACGCTACGGATCCTACGTTAAAGGATGTGGCCACTGGGATGAACAATTGGTCCGTGAAGCATGGCGAGTGTCCCTTTGGAGACCCACGGCTGCACAACGCCGTCGCCGCGAAGCTTCTGGAGGCCGGTCTCGTCTATGAGTCCGAACGGTACATGCTTTTGGGCACCGAGGAGTCCCTAGAAAAGTACGTTGATCTTCTGTACGGGTGGTTCGAGGATGCTGGTAGTGACGCTTTAGCTGGTGATTTTGTCAGCAGACTAGTGTTTAACTACTTGTTCATTGGGAACGTCAAGTTTGCTCTACGGTCCTCGCAGCAGTTCCTTACTCGGTACGTGGACTCTGGTGCGGCTGGTACCGTGGACACGATTACAAAGGACATTGGTGGTGACTCAGGCGAGAGTACGTTCACAATGCTGTATTTTGCGGACCACATGGAACTCAACTTCCTGCAACTGGTTCTGCTCACCTGCATGACGAAAAACCGCGACCTGTTTGCGACATTGAAGCAGCAGTACGCAGACTGTGCGAAGGAATACTCCACACAACTACAGGTGCTCGGACAGGAGTACTTCGGTATCACTGCTCCGAAGCAGGCCAACTTCCTGCAGGACATGATGTCAGGGTTCCTGGGAGGGTGA